The sequence ggaagttagtggcttgtttgactggtcaaaagctaaaatttaacttcctagaggaggctgtaggaagttagcaggggcggctaacttcctagagtaggtcgtaggaagttagcaagGGAAGCTAACTTTCTAGAGGAGGATGTAGGAAGTTAGCAACTCGTTTGACCGCACACGCGGATAAGCagctgaaagctaacttcctagaggaggccataGGAAGTTAGCAGGGGCATCTAACTTTTTAGagtaagctgtaggaagttagcaggAGGGGCTAACTTTCTAGAGCAGGCCATAGAAAGTTAGGAATTCGTTTGACCATACACGTTGGTTAGCATGTGAAAGCTAActttctacaacttttataaaaaaccgtaggaagttatgtttattttctAGAGCTACCGGTTGCCTCTCGTAaattatttatttcctacggtttgttataaaagttgtACGAAGTtaaaaaaacaataaaaagtttatGTTTTTGGTGTAGTGATAACATTATTTCTTATGTTAGCACTAACTAAATGAAGTGGTGATGTATCAACTCTTTGTAttacacaaaccaaataaaaaagtaaGGATTAGGAAGATAATATACTAGcttatttctcaaaccaaacacctatAAATAACTCATTCCGATTGCCAAATATGCCCTAATTAGCCTAATACTTGCATATATTGATCGTACTCCTTCTGTCAAACATAGACCCGGTATGTTTCCTGCCTTATTTGTTAGAAACTCATTCTGGGATTTCATTATTAGCTAAACACCTCCTGAATTTTGTTAGATTTTGTACCGGAATCTTACGATCTCTCTGTAACTTGGTAATAGGATTTGTTTTGGATTTTATGTAGTATCCAGTTTCTCAAAAATGTCATAAGAACTTCTGGCGTTCAATACTTGTTCACGAATAAAAGTATTTCTAAATCCAGTCTCAACGAACTTACGTCGTCCATGCTTCCAAGACTGTCAGATATTAGAAACATTGATTCAGTCCGGATCTAAAGCACGTTGTGCCTTTGTTAGATCTGTGCCTTTGTTAGATCGTGTTGACCTAAGCCTGACTCATTTATTTGAACTACATAAAATTCAAATGCTACAACCATATAAAATCTATAATTTACTAAATTAAAGTTATTAGGCAATGCTATCATTATTTAACCACATAAAAGTTCAAATATTACAACAATATAAAGTttatagcttactaaattaaaaaATATAGGCTTCATTGGACCCGGTGACCGTAGTTTAAAAATTTAGGTTATATCAGTCTGGTCCATATTATTTACTATCAGACCGTAGTTTAGGCTCGTAATAGACCGTGCTCATGCTAACTAAAAAGTCTGGCCTACGTTCCCATAGCTACTCACAATCATGAATAAGCCCATTTCGCCACGTGTATTATTTCCTCCCCGGTGACCGTGAAGGCGTCCGGGATCACGTGCGAATCCACGACGCGCCACCAGCCTACCACCGGTGACCGGCCGGCCGCACTTCGCTACCTGTCACCGCCGGCGGAAATGGCACACGTTTCTCAGTTCTCACGCCTTGACGCGCGCAGCCGACGGACAACTGCTTTCTTCCCCCTCCAGCCCTCCCACTATTTTAAACGGACCCGAGGCTCAGTACAGAGCACTGACACGCTCGCCTAATTATAACCACACCGCCTAGCGCCACTCCCCACGTCACTCGCTGTCTGTTGTAGCACCGCACCAGTCTTCGCCGCCGGTCCGCGGGCAGATCAAGAGATGGCCACGGCGATTTACCtctcctccccggcggcgccgtcGTCGTGTGCCCGCCAGCGGCGGCAGACTACCAGGGCGACCGCGTCGgcgacggaccgtccgcgcgAGGTCGTGTCCCCGAAGCGTCGGCTCCCGCTGCGGAAGGTGCCGGGCGACTACGGGCCGCCGGTGCTGGGCGCGATCCGCGACCGGTTCGAGTACTTCTACGGGCCCGGCGGCCGCGACGGGTTCTTCACCTCCCGCGTGCGCGCGCACGGCTCCACCGTGGTGCGGCTCAACATGCCGCCGGGCCCCTTCGTGGCGCGCGACCCGCGCGTGGTGGCGCTCCTCGACGCCGCCTCGTTCCCGGTGCTCTTCGACACCTCGCTCGTCGACAAGACGGACCTCTTCACGGGAACCTTCATGCCGTCCACCGAGCTCACCGGCGGCTACCGCGTGCTCTCGTACCTCGACCCCGCCGAGCCCAACCACGGGCCGCTCAAGACGCTCCTCTTCTACCTCCTGTCGCACCGGCGGCAGCACGTGATCCCCAAGTTCCGCGAGGTGTACGGCGACCTCTTCGGCCTCATGGAGAACGAGCTCGCCAGGGTCGGCAAGGCCGACTTCGGCCACTACAACGACGCCGCCGCCTTCTCCTTCCTCTGCCAGGCGCTGCTGGGGCGCGACCCCGCCGAGTCCGCGCTCCAGGGCGACGGGCCCAAGCTGATCACCAAGTGGGTGCTGTTCCAGCTCAGCCCGCTGCTCAGCCTCGGCCTGCCCAAGCACGTGGAGGACTCCCTGCTCCACTCGTTCCGCCTCCCGCCGGCGCTGGTCAAGAAGGACTACGACCGGCTGGCCGACTTCTTCCGCGACGCGGCCAGGAGGGTGGTCGACGAGGGAGAGCGCCTCGGGGTCGCGCGGGAGGAGGCGGTGCACAACATCCTCTTCGCCATGTGCTTCAACTCCTTCGGCGGCATGAAGATCCTGTTCCCGTCGCTCGTCAAGTGGCTGGGCCGCGCCGGCGGGCGCGCGCACGGCCGGCTGGCGACGGAGGTACGCGACGCCGTGCGCGCGCACGGCGGCGAGGTGACTATGAAGGCGCTGGCGGAGATGCCGCTGGTGAAGTC is a genomic window of Zea mays cultivar B73 chromosome 5, Zm-B73-REFERENCE-NAM-5.0, whole genome shotgun sequence containing:
- the LOC103625850 gene encoding allene oxide synthase 1, chloroplastic, which gives rise to MATAIYLSSPAAPSSCARQRRQTTRATASATDRPREVVSPKRRLPLRKVPGDYGPPVLGAIRDRFEYFYGPGGRDGFFTSRVRAHGSTVVRLNMPPGPFVARDPRVVALLDAASFPVLFDTSLVDKTDLFTGTFMPSTELTGGYRVLSYLDPAEPNHGPLKTLLFYLLSHRRQHVIPKFREVYGDLFGLMENELARVGKADFGHYNDAAAFSFLCQALLGRDPAESALQGDGPKLITKWVLFQLSPLLSLGLPKHVEDSLLHSFRLPPALVKKDYDRLADFFRDAARRVVDEGERLGVAREEAVHNILFAMCFNSFGGMKILFPSLVKWLGRAGGRAHGRLATEVRDAVRAHGGEVTMKALAEMPLVKSAVYEALRIEPPVAMQYGRAKQDMVVESHDYGFEVREGEMLFGYQPMATKDPRVFARAEEYVPDRFLGEDGAQLLRHVVWSNGPETASPTLQDKQCAGKDFVVLIARLLVAELFLRYDSFDVQVGASALGSSVTITSLKKATF